From Leishmania donovani BPK282A1 complete genome, chromosome 34, the proteins below share one genomic window:
- a CDS encoding cardiolipin synthetase, putative: MAVGAPSPLCKGLSLFERLQQRRVQLYTSANIKNKVRQAFLSAVAAYEQLLAAATKALEPSSQFLALSAATALPPSQPSPAASGSADACGAAAFYLDKMQHTFEEAKRYYNSTPFDQRWDDILSSLAVLGRISHGNVVVPFHDSAKAFESMWAAVKEAKERVHWQTYICKDDFIGQGTVRRLVEARRRGCDTELLYDCGGNISGRARLTEELKQCGAKVIPYRPFFRSVATYFIKGLDWKRSPGLRNHRKILLVDARQGFCGGLNVGNEYCGKAAGGTGKFRDTHCGVIGPAAAHLAEVYRDTKQPHPWKYGWRRWRQIASQQITRRVKQGRMRMERNELYRAFQEERGRSGRRLQDVPSASMKAMRGRWNKQKNQLLTLMQWSRSGLSSDSVLDREAVRHTQGQESLRAGGKQVTLREEAAASCATSAESGPKVTNHVPGSFVVKDANDGTTTSASPPPSELSTSASGKHAKAPLASPAEVPSSGGKLNSARNSAMRRKLLAARREALSRATDLPHKRAYTDMLRRIPILDTEPVPEAQMYLRHRESMTQVLSCNPRYRDYSIQYAFWQVTRKCHRRIWITTPYYLPTRKLFSALVQAARRGVDVRLLAGSNQTTDPWFMWHASNYITERLLRAGVKIYEFQGQQIMHAKTVVVDSVWSSIGSYNWDLMSNRNLEVCLCHLDLEVAHSMETQFLRDLAQSVEVRLEDHKQRSLWLRFTSWLFYNFVFLLDRITFRSFANEDIVDAPGSPCD; the protein is encoded by the coding sequence ATGGCCGTTGGCGCACCGTCACCTCTCTGCAAAGGACTCTCCCTTTTcgagcgcctccagcagcgtcgtgtgCAGCTGTACACCTCGGCGAATATAAAGAATAAGGTGCGCCAAGCCTTTTTGTCGGCGGTCGCCGCCTACGAGCAGCTCttggcggctgcgacgaAGGCGCTCGAGCCTTCGTCACAGTTCCTAGCCCtctcggcagcgacggcatTGCCCCCTTCCCAGCCCTCGCCTGCGGCATCTGGCAGCGCCGATGCTtgtggcgcggcggccttctACCTGGACAAGATGCAGCACACCTTTGAGGAGGCAAAGCGGTACTACAACAGCACTCCCTTTGATCAGCGCTGGGATGACATCCTCAGCTCCCTCGCGGTGCTTGGTCGCATATCGCACGGTAATGTCGTCGTCCCGTTTCACGACAGCGCAAAGGCATTCGAGAGCATGTGGGCTGCTGTCAAGGAAGCGAAAGAGCGGGTGCACTGGCAGACCTACATTTGCAAGGACGACTTCATTGGTCAAGGAACGGTACGCCGGCTCGTGGAggctcgccggcgcggctgcgacacGGAGCTCCTGTACGACTGCGGTGGCAACATCTCGGGGCGGGCGCGGCTGACAGAGGAGCTGAAGCAGTGCGGCGCCAAGGTGATTCCGTACCGTCCCTTCTTCCGCAGTGTCGCCACGTACTTCATCAAAGGGCTAGACTGGAAGCGTAGTCCCGGTCTCCGCAATCATCGCAAAATTTTGCTGGTGGACGCGCGTCAGGGCTTCTGCGGCGGACTAAACGTCGGCAATGAGTACTGCGGCAAggcagcaggcggcaccggcaagtTCCGCGACACGCACTGCGGCGTCATCGGCccagctgcggcacacctTGCAGAAGTATACAGAGACAcaaagcagccgcacccTTGGAAGTacggctggcggcgctggaggcagATCGCCTCCCAGCAAATCACGCGTCGCGTGAAGCAAGGGCGGATGCGCATGGAGCGCAACGAGCTGTACCGTGCCTTTCAGGAGGAGCGTGGCCGAAGCGGTCGCCGCTTGCAGGACGTGCCGTCGGCCTCGATGAAGGCCATGCGCGGGCGATGGAACAAACAGAAGAATCAGCTGCTGACGCTGATGCAGTGGAGCCGCTCAGGGCTTTCGAGCGACAGCGTTCTTGACCGAGAGGCGGTGCGTCACACACAAGGGCAAGAAAGCTTGCGCGCAGGCGGCAAGCAGGTAACTTTgagagaagaggcagcggccagcTGTGCTACTTCGGCTGAATCGGGCCCCAAAGTCACCAACCACGTACCGGGGTCCTTTGTCGTCAAGGACGCCAACGACGGCACAACCACAtctgcctctccgccaccGTCCGAGTTATCAACTTCGGCCTCTGGCAAGCATGCAAAGGCCCCGTTGGCGTCGCCCGCTGAAGTgccaagcagcggcggcaagcTGAACAGTGCTCGCAATTCCGCCATGCGCCGCAAACTGCTGGCCGCACGACGCGAGGCACTCTCAAGGGCGACCGACCTGCCGCACAAACGCGCCTACACGGATATGCTGCGGCGGATACCAATTCTCGACACGGAGCCGGTCCCCGAGGCGCAGATGTATCTCCGGCACCGTGAGTCCATGACACAAGTGCTCTCCTGCAACCCCCGCTACCGTGACTACTCCATTCAGTATGCCTTTTGGCAGGTAACGCGCAAGTGTCACCGCCGCATCTGGATCACGACGCCCTACTACCTCCCAACACGAAAGTTGTTCAGCGCCCTTGTTCAGGCCGCGCGTCGTGGCGTCGATGTGCGCCTGCTTGCCGGCAGCAATCAGACAACGGACCCATGGTTCATGTGGCACGCGTCGAACTACATTACTGAGCGACTCCTCAGGGCTGGGGTGAAGATCTACGAGTTTCAAGGCCAGCAAATCATGCATGCCAAGACGGTGGTTGTGGATAGCGTGTGGAGCTCGATCGGAAGCTACAACTGGGACCTCATGAGCAACCGAAATCTAgaggtgtgtctgtgccacCTCGACCTTGAAGTAGCCCACTCGATGGAGACGCAATTCTTACGGGACCTCGCACAGAGTGTGGAGGTGCGCCTGGAAGACCACAAGCAACGGTCGCTGTGGCTCCGCTTTACGTCGTGGCTCTTCTACAACTTTGTCTTTCTGCTCGACCGCATCACATTCCGATCCTTCGCCAACGAGGACATCGTGGACGCACCTGGGTCGCCATGCGACTGA
- a CDS encoding ubiquitin-like protein, whose amino-acid sequence MTFSFSVISTTGQRISISVLGPDNTVGDIKAKLEETEGIPQKMIMLVHSGRKLEDNATLEECNIHAGVTINMVLALRAGR is encoded by the coding sequence ATGACCTTCTCTTTTAGCGTCATCTCTACCACGGGGCAGCGGATCTCCATCTCTGTACTCGGTCCGGATAACACTGTAGGCGACATCAAGGCGAAACTTGAGGAGACGGAAGGCATTCCGCAGAAGATGATCATGCTGGTGCACTCTGGTCGAAAATTGGAAGACAACGCAACCCTGGAGGAGTGCAACATACACGCTGGCGTCACAATCAATATGGTGCTTGCTCTGCGTGCAGGCCGCTGA
- a CDS encoding protein kinase, putative, with protein sequence MPPKLKPLPAKKSTLPPELPEESDELTVGNIRVGPRGVEFTGEGDLQVRRPDLNFENLKRVRQLGQGTQGNVSMYVTADKSVFAVKKITIPVTLDTRTRQTVAAELRNIFSAQSNEYTVNLYNAFYRNRALRLVMEYMDWGNIDELIAEKVKIPPTVCGYIASQMLHALAVLHTKSNIVTEPNQHKSLRQIHRDIKPANVLLSTTGCVKLADFGIATSAETIGVNSFVGTATYMSPERIQGRRYSTPSDIWSVGVVVAQMLLGHYPFSSVSKGFMALLREINSVEKYPLMDETGCSQETQDFIDSCLRQDPDDRSSAFELLESPWIKYCEEHGKAEMVALLASLGDRNRQYREDDALQAASRETSSLSLPRDTSETCKADNPLGM encoded by the coding sequence ATGCCGCCGAAACTGAAGCCCCTGCCCGCAAAGAAGTCCACGCTGCCTCCGGAGCTGCCGGAGGAGAGCGATGAGCTCACTGTGGGAAACATCCGCGTAGGCCCTCGTGGTGTTGAGTTTACCGGAGAAGGGGATCTGCAGGTGCGTCGACCAGATCTCAACTTCGAAAATCTGAAGCGCGTTCGCCAACTCGGCCAGGGCACGCAGGGCAACGTCTCCATGTATGTGACGGCGGACAAGTCTGTCTTTGCAGTGAAGAAGATCACGATTCCCGTCACGCTCGACACCCGCACTCGTCAGACTGTCGCCGCAGAACTGCGCAACATCTTCTCCGCGCAGTCGAACGAGTACACGGTGAACCTGTACAACGCCTTCTACCGTAACCGGGCACTTCGACTAGTAATGGAGTACATGGACTGGGGGAACATAGACGAGCTCATCGCGGAGAAGGTGAAGATTCCACCAACGGTGTGCGGCTACATCGCATCGCAGATGCTGCACGCCCTCGCCGTACTACACACGAAATCGAACATCGTGACGGAGCCAAATCAGCACAAGTCCCTGCGCCAGATCCATCGCGACATCAAGCCAGCAAACGTGCTTCTCTCCACCACCGGCTGCGTCAAGTTGGCTGACTTCGGCATCGCGACAAGTGCCGAGACGATCGGCGTCAACTCATTTGTCGGTACAGCGACGTACATGAGCCCGGAGCGAATTCAAGGGCGGCGCTACAGCACGCCGAGCGACATCTGGAGCGTaggcgtggtggtggcgcagatgTTGCTCGGCCACTACCCGTTTTCTTCAGTGAGCAAGGGGttcatggcgctgctgcgcgagatcAACAGCGTGGAAAAGTATCCACTTATGGATGAGACCGGGTGTAGTCAGGAGACGCAGGACTTCATCGATTCGTGTCTTCGACAAGACCCAGATGACCGGAGCAGCGCCTTTGAGCTGCTGGAGTCTCCATGGATTAAGTACTGCGAAGAGCACGGCAAGGCCGAGATGGTGGCTCTGCTCGCCTCGCTGGGCGATCGAAACCGGCAATACCGCGAGGACGACGCCTTGCAGGCTGCATCCAGGGAGACTTCCAGCCTTTCTCTCCCACGTGACACCTCCGAAACGTGCAAAGCCGACAACCCTCTCGGCATGTGA
- a CDS encoding ATP-dependent RNA helicase, putative — protein MIGHGTWEAAVESAADSKKKGGGFQSFNLEKPLLDAILKQGFSVPTPIQRKAIPPMLQGNDVVAMARTGSGKTAAFLIPMLNTLKAHAKIVGIRGLVLSPTRELSLQILRNGFALNKFLDLRFAALVGGDSMDQQFELLASNPDVVVATPGRLLHIMEEASLHLTSVRCLVLDEADRLFELGLQPQIGAIMQKLPESCQRALFSATMPTVLAEFTSAGLHNPVVIRLDSEMKLSDQLKQSAFLVRNDEKVAALIVLLKRVLHVGEAAANNAQALIFVESKFHVEFLQMILTHYSISTSAVHGQMDQEARRLAVRSFAKRETSVMVVTDVAARGLDLPLLDNVVNFSFPFNPKLFVHRVGRVARAGRSGTAYSIMTFEDFPYYIDLLQFIGRPLQSAPVPGDLLFTPDNGCYGRLPEEDIQLELDFLKRLHENDVEVRSMARVVENAHKKFNRTKKKPTHEAIQEARKPQYAFDRTPLHPMLLERVGSTRVRADEARFDLKRFKPKELFLEIGSKEKLFEIRPPETAQSLARSADAEGGATKRGAASAAPPAKQLSFAEQMLQRAQERRKREREVGSSTSVNSDDAVMNLVTQPREAALGQEESMETGAYRDENFFMDLERRDTLNNAHYSLKDATMDMTAETAEEAAQQRQVFAWSKKKNRYVQMHVNDAKALLRGVKNEAGKAINYKSKLQAYSKWMKKSNMRIQDVGEEEDLVPLKRAKAAALSSQPQDGDVGNGDDDFVDISDPNQGKKLRIGRKQKRLPKDGHVRSFEEMAARRRKAEKEKSRLARKNQRSGSGKKKSK, from the coding sequence ATGATTGGCCATGGAACGTGGGAGGCGGCCGTGGAGTCGGCGGCCGACTCGAagaagaagggcggcggcTTTCAAAGCTTTAACCTGGAAAAGCCGCTACTCGATGCGATTCTGAAGCAGGGCTTTTCCGTGCCCACCCCGATTCAGCGCAAGGCGATCCCGCCGATGCTGCAGGGGAACGATGTAGTCGCCATGGCCCGCACCGGATCAGGTAAGACAGCGGCATTCCTCATCCCCATGCTGAACACCCTAAAGGCGCACGCAAAGATCGTCGGTATTCGCGGGCTCGTGCTCTCCCCGACACGCGAGCTGAGTCTGCAGATCTTACGCAACGGCTTCGCGCTTAACAAGTTCCTCGATTTGCGCTTTGCTGCGTTGGTAGGTGGCGACTCGATGGACCAGCAGTTcgagctgctggcgtcgAACCCAGATGTAGTGGTCGCCACGCCCGGTCGCCTGCTGCACATCATGGAGGAGGCTTCATTGCACCTCACTAGCGTGCGCTGCCTGGTTCTGGATGAGGCGGATCGCCTCTTCGAGTTAGGTCTGCAGCCGCAGATCGGTGCCATCATGCAAAAGTTACCCGAGTCCTGCCAGCGTGCCCTCTTTTCCGCGACGATGCCTACCGTATTGGCGGAATTCACGAGCGCCGGGCTGCACAACCCGGTGGTCATACGCCTCGACTCGGAGATGAAGCTGAGTGACCAACTGAAGCAGAGCGCTTTCCTGGTGCGCAACGACGAGAAGGTTGCCGCGTTGATCGTGCTGCTCAAGCGTGTGCTGCACGTtggcgaggcggcagcgaataacgcgcaggcgctcatCTTTGTGGAATCAAAGTTTCATGTGGAGTTTCTGCAGATGATTCTGACGCACTACAGCATCTCAACGAGCGCGGTGCACGGACAGATGGACCAGGAGGCTCGTCGCCTTGCGGTGCGCAGCTTTGCGAAGCGTGAAACGAGCGTGATGGTGGTCACGGACGTTGCGGCGCGAGGTTTGgacttgccgctgctcgacAACGTCGTTAACTTCTCGTTCCCCTTTAACCCAAAGCTGTTCGTGCACCGCGTAGGCCGTGTCGCGCGCGCCGGTCGCTCTGGCACGGCCTACTCCATCATGACCTTCGAGGACTTCCCGTACTACATCGATCTTCTGCAGTTCATAGGCCGGCCGCTGCAGTCTGCCCCGGTACCCGGCGACCTTCTCTTTACGCCAGACAACGGCTGCTACGGCCGCTTGCCCGAAGAGGACATCCAGCTGGAGCTAGACTTCCTCAAACGCTTGCACGAAAACGATGTGGAGGTGCGCAGCATGGCGCGAGTGGTGGAAAACGCGCATAAGAAGTTCAACCGTACAAAGAAGAAGCCGACGCACGAGGCGATTCAAGAGGCTCGAAAGCCGCAGTACGCCTTTGACCGCACCCCGCTTCATCCAATGCTGCTCGAACGCGTCGGCAGCacccgtgtgcgtgctgacGAGGCACGCTTCGACCTGAAGCGATTCAAGCCGAAGGAGCTGTTCCTAGAAATAGGCTCAAAGGAGAAGCTGTTCGAGATTCGCCCGCCGGAGACGGCGCAGTCTTTGGCACGTTCAGCCGACGCCGAAGGCGGGGCAACGAAACGCGGGGCGgcctctgcggcgccaccagcgaAGCAGCTGTCCTTTGCCGAGCAgatgctgcagcgtgcgcaggAGCGCAGAAAACGCGAGCGCGaggtcggcagcagcacttcTGTTAATAGCGACGATGCGGTGATGAACCTGGTGACGCAGCCTCGCGAGGCCGCACTGGGGCAGGAGGAGAGCATGGAGACCGGCGCCTACCGTGACGAGAACTTCTTCATGGACCTGGAGCGGCGAGACACGCTCAACAACGCGCACTACTCCCTCAAGGATGCGACGATGGACATGACCGCCGAGACGGCTGAGgaggctgcgcagcagcggcaggtgtTTGCGTGGAGCAAGAAGAAGAATCGTTATGTCCAAATGCACGTCAATGACGCCAAGGCGCTCCTGAGAGGCGTGAAAAACGAAGCCGGCAAGGCGATCAATTACAAAAGCAAGCTTCAGGCCTACTCGAAGTGGATGAAGAAGAGCAACATGCGCATCCAAGATgtcggcgaagaggaggaccTCGTGCCACTGAAGCgcgccaaggcggcggcatTGTCTTCCCAGCCGCaagacggcgacgtcggcaatggcgacgacgacttTGTGGACATCAGCGACCCCAACCAGGGTAAGAAGCTACGTATCGGACGCAAGCAAAAGCGGCTGCCCAAGGACGGCCACGTACGCTCTTTCGAGGAGATGGCGGCAAGGCGGCgcaaggcggagaaggagaagagccGCCTTGCGCGCAAGAATCAGCGCAGTGGCTCTGGCAAGAAGAAGAGtaagtaa